The Sesamum indicum cultivar Zhongzhi No. 13 linkage group LG2, S_indicum_v1.0, whole genome shotgun sequence genome contains a region encoding:
- the LOC105177210 gene encoding transcription termination factor MTERF2, chloroplastic-like, producing the protein MSALVRKNLTCLVWKNIAYGRKSHVSSSHSLLYFCTSTDGQPLSDVSVSDFLLHKHNFSPEVVSKVASVLARLKNPEESNSILSYLKESGFSHTQLEKIVKYRPRFLLARLDDSIKPKIKIFQDLGLSSDEIAKAISSNPAILHLSAKNNIIPSLSVLKRLVGSNREVAKLLKLSAWFVTSDLEKTMVPNVEFLKSCGVPMERINMLIYNYPRCLLLHPEIIRQSVSKAEKLGMDRKSKMFIYAVRIIASMSQETWEFKMQAFRDLGFSESDILAMFKKAPSLFSGSMEKIRNVKEVLLATGKISMSCIVKNPMSLACSIEKRYKPRLRILEMLESRNLIENWPSLGTIYTYTDDKFFNKYIPKLAKDTAQNVLLGERETCGLKHLLKELE; encoded by the coding sequence ATGAGTGCACTTGTTCGCAAAAATCTCACCTGTTTAGTTTGGAAGAACATTGCGTATGGACGCAAATCCCATGTTTCTTCCTCTCATTCTCTGCTTTATTTCTGTACCTCTACTGATGGGCAGCCTCTAAGCGACGTTTCTGTCTCTGATTTCTTGTTGCATAAGCACAACTTTTCTCCTGAAGTGGTTTCCAAGGTTGCCTCAGTTTTGGCTCGGCTTAAAAACCCAGAAGAATCTAATTCAATACTCTCATACCTCAAAGAGAGTGGCTTTTCACATACCCAATTAGAGAAAATTGTGAAGTATAGGCCTCGGTTCCTCTTGGCTAGACTTGATGACAGCATCAAGCCGAAAATCAAGATTTTCCAAGACTTGGGCCTTTCTTCCGATGAAATTGCCAAGGCGATCTCAAGTAATCCAGCGATTTTGCATTTAAGCGCCAAGAACAACATCATTCCCTCATTATCTGTGTTAAAGAGATTGGTGGGATCTAATCGTGAAGTGGCGAAGCTTCTGAAGTTATCCGCGTGGTTCGTGACATCGGATTTGGAGAAAACCATGGTGCCCAATGTCGAATTCTTGAAGAGCTGTGGCGTACCTATGGAGCGTATCAATatgctcatttataattacCCGAGGTGTCTCTTGCTCCATCCAGAAATTATAAGGCAATCTGTAAGTAAGGCTGAGAAACTGGGGATGGATCGAAAATCAAAAATGTTTATTTATGCTGTTCGAATTATAGCTTCAATGAGCCAGGAGACTTGGGAATTCAAGATGCAAGCTTTCCGGGATTTGGGGTTTTCAGAAAGCGATATATTGGCAATGTTTAAGAAGGCGCCATCTTTGTTTTCTGGATCCATGGAGAAAATAAGGAATGTAAAAGAGGTTCTACTTGCCACTGGGAAGATCAGTATGTCCTGTATTGTCAAGAACCCGATGTCACTTGCATGCAGCATTGAAAAGAGGTATAAGCCACGGCTGCGAATTTTGGAAATGTTGGAAAGCAGGAATCTAATTGAAAATTGGCCTAGTCTTGGAACAATTTACACGTATACAGATgacaaatttttcaataaatatatcccTAAGTTGGCGAAGGATACAGCACAGAATGTCTTGTTAGGGGAAAGAGAGACATGCGGCTTGAAGCATCTGCTTAAAGAACTGGAATGA